In the Raphanus sativus cultivar WK10039 unplaced genomic scaffold, ASM80110v3 Scaffold1159, whole genome shotgun sequence genome, CCGAAGCTTACTTGACTGAAGTAGCTCTGAAGAGCTTATCGAGCGCAATCACAGTCTTGCACAAGTCAGAGGACTTGTTGCCCGTTGCTGAAAGAGTGAAACTTGTGAGCCGTTGCATCGATGCAATTGCTTATATGACTTGTCAGGAAAGCCAGTTCTGCAGTCCTACGAGTAATAACAGTAACAATGAGGTTGTGAGCAAGCAGCCTGTGGTTGATTGGTGGGCTGAAGACTTGACCGTTCTTAGGATTGATTCGTTTCAACGAGTTCTCATCGCAATGATGGCTAGAGGGTTTAAGCAGTATGGACTTGGTCCAGTGCTTATGCTCTATGCTCAGAAATCTCTTCGAGGGCTGGTGAGTTTCCTTGATACACAATTTACCATTATAAAACAGAGTTGTTAGGGTTTAATCAGCAGGGCCGGATCTAGACACAACCGCGTAAAATTTTTGAatgtttacaaatttttaaatagagATAGGCTCCaagttacaaatttttaaactaaaattctTTACAAAAATGTTTATAGGATTTaataagtttgttttttttttttgcaggagaTTTTTGGTAAAGGAACCAAGAAGATTGAACCAAAACAAGAACACGAGAAGAGAGTGATTCTTGAAACAATAGTAAGCCTTCTTCCACGAGAGAGAAACGCAATGTCAGTTAGTTTTCTCTCGATGCTTCTGCGTGCAGCAATATACCTAGAAACAACGGTTGCTTGTAGGCTTGACTTGGAGAAGAGAATGGGGTTACAGTTGTCACAAGCCGTACTTGACGATCTCTTGATTCCCTCTTACTCTTTCACTGGAGAACATTCGTTGTTTGATACAGACACTGTTCAACGCATTCTCATGAACTATCTTGAGTTTGAAGTTGAAGGAGTACGGTTAAGCAACAATGGTGCTGATCTTGCTGGTGACATGGAACGTGTTGGTAAACTGATGGAGACTTATTTGGCTGAGATAGCTTCTGATAGAAACGTGAGCTTACAGAAGTTCATAGGTTTAGCTGAACTTATCCCTGAACAGTCTAGAGTTACTGAAGATGGGATGTACCGAGCCGTAGACATCTACTTGAAGGTAACTATTACTTATTTTGCAAAaaataagttcaaaaaaaaactattacttattttgcaaaaaaaaaaaaatcattttgatatatatatttcatgcggattgaatttttttgtaaattatatactAGTATATTCCTATTTAATGTAtagttaattaaataaaaataatttatataataattaatttgttatttaaaaaggtaaataagTGATCAAGCGTAGAACTacattagaaatttaaaaatggcaattaaacaaaaataataattataaaatgaaatttttgtGTAAGATAGAGAATATTAAGAATTTAAGATAATAAACATACACATTCATTTTCACTATTTTGATCAAGCTTATTGCATGCTGTATGATCTTCTTGCAGGCGCATCCTAATATGAGTGACGTAGAGAGGAAGAAAGTATGCAGCTTAATGGATTGCCAGAAACTATCACGTGAAGCCTGCGCTCACGCAGCTCAGAACGATCGTCTTCCCGTTCAAACCATTGTTCAAGTCCTTTACTACGAGCAACAACGTCTACGAGGAGAAGTCACTAACGATACAGATCCTCCAGCAGCACCACCACCACAACCTGCAACAGCTGTTCTTCCACCTCCTAAGCTCAGCTCCTACAACGACGAACTCTCCAAGGTGAAACGCGAGAACCAGGACTTGAAACTTGAACTTCTCAAAATGAAGATGAAGCTTAAAGAGTTTGAGAAAGATAATACTGAGAAGagatcatcatcaacaacaaccaTGAGCAGCAATCATAGTTCTCCAAGATCAACTGCTTCTATGGATAAGCCTCCATTGCCAAGAAAGTCTTTCATGAACTCTGTTTCAAAGAAACTTGGGAAGCTAAACCCTTTTGGCATTCCACCTAGAGGCAGAACCAAACCACCTAAAGATCGGAGACACTCTATttcttgaaagaaaaaaaacatttagtatataaatacatgagtatatgtttaatttttgttgGGACTTCTAAGTTCGTTCAAATGATTTTTCTACTTATaaacatttgttttctttgtgtGCTTATGGTGTATATTCCTACATAAAGCTGGTAATTGCTTTAAATGTAAACTTTTTCATCTTGTTCATTAAATTTTTACGAATACACCATTTAcagtcatatttatattatactgTAGAGGAGCTCCAACATGGAGAGCTCCACTTGGAGTCcttgaaatgaaaaatattattttttagtaaaatttagttaattaattattctTTTAAGGTTAACCAATTAAAAGCAAGCATTTGGACTATAAGTTTTTCATAGGTTCTTTAAATCTGTTTTTAAGAACTGTTCAtcactttctctcttctcttttaacattttgatttaattttaattataagaaatttattatCAACCCCTTGTTGGAGCTGCTCTTAGGATTAGATCATAGATACATAGAGCTTAGGATTCTAAGAATATcttcaaaaaaaacattttatcttgaagtttgcaaaacttcatatttaaagttttaagttAGTATTTTCcaaaagtaaaatttcaaatttaacttcaaaagaatttatttttatgttaagattattatgtttatgatattttaatttaaattcataaaacttgataaataaatagtacatagataaaatattatagaaatatataaattaaaaaatgatatgataaattataaaattttacatagaagtacataattttaaatattaaattacaa is a window encoding:
- the LOC108813311 gene encoding BTB/POZ domain-containing protein SR1IP1 — encoded protein: MSAKKKDLLSSAMKRTSEWISSQEVSSDVTVHVGEASFSLHKFPLLSKCGLIKKLVSESKNDSDATVIKIPDIPGGSEAFELTTKFCYGINFDMSTENIAMLRCASEYLEMTEEHSVENLVSRSEAYLTEVALKSLSSAITVLHKSEDLLPVAERVKLVSRCIDAIAYMTCQESQFCSPTSNNSNNEVVSKQPVVDWWAEDLTVLRIDSFQRVLIAMMARGFKQYGLGPVLMLYAQKSLRGLEIFGKGTKKIEPKQEHEKRVILETIVSLLPRERNAMSVSFLSMLLRAAIYLETTVACRLDLEKRMGLQLSQAVLDDLLIPSYSFTGEHSLFDTDTVQRILMNYLEFEVEGVRLSNNGADLAGDMERVGKLMETYLAEIASDRNVSLQKFIGLAELIPEQSRVTEDGMYRAVDIYLKAHPNMSDVERKKVCSLMDCQKLSREACAHAAQNDRLPVQTIVQVLYYEQQRLRGEVTNDTDPPAAPPPQPATAVLPPPKLSSYNDELSKVKRENQDLKLELLKMKMKLKEFEKDNTEKRSSSTTTMSSNHSSPRSTASMDKPPLPRKSFMNSVSKKLGKLNPFGIPPRGRTKPPKDRRHSIS